The Chryseolinea soli nucleotide sequence CCCAGAGTTCGATCTTGTTTCCTTCGGGATCGAGTATCCACCCGAATTTCCCATAGGGAAACTCCTGTACCTCGCCCACAATGGTTACGCCTTCCTCGCGAAGCACCGCCAGCAGGGCGTCCAGGTCGTGTACGCGGTAGTTGAACATGAACGGCTTTTCGCTGGGGGCAAAATAGGTGGTGTCTTTTTTAAAGGGACTCCAGACGGTTTGGGCTGGTTCTTTGGCATCGGGTTGGTTTGGGTCGATCCATTGGAATATTTCGCCTACCTCCAGGTGCTTTTGATACCATTCTTTCAGTTGCTTCGGATCTTCGGACTTGAAGAACACGCCGCCAATACCGGTGACTCGTTTCATTTCGATCTTTTTTTATAGGTGACAAAAAATAATTTGGTCCCTTGCGGGGAATGAAAGGCTGCCGGACGCGCTCCGGCCAGGTCAAGATTGTAGCAGATGATCAACGTGACGGCATCGGGTTGTTGATAGATGGCCTTTAGCGTATTGCCCTTGCCCGGTCCTTCTGTGCTGGTGATGTCCAGTGCATCGCCATTCCCGTTCGCAAACAAAAGATTGCCGGCATCCACGCGTTTTTGCTGAACATAGACAACAAACCCGTTGCCGTCGTGGATCTCCAGGATGTAGTCGTGTAACGATGCCGTAATATCAGCACCTCCAAGTTCCGCTTTCTCGATCGACCATTGTCCGTAGGGCTGTGGCATGGCGTCAGGCGTTTTGGGGAAGAATTTCTTTCCTGCGCAGCAGCGCGGCACAGATCAGCGTGATGAGGAGGCCCACCGGGAAGATCTCCAGGAGGGTCATGCCAAACCGGATCACGGGATTCTTGTATAGCTCGGTAAAATCGGCCATTTCTTTTTGGGTGGCCTTGATCATTTCCTCCGTGGCACCGCCCTCTCGCTGTTTCTTTATTTGGTAGCTGGTGTACTGCTCCATAAAATCGCCGCCCGCGGTATTATAATAGATCTCCCAACTCACGGCATACATCAGCGAAGCGATCAGCGTGATGAGAATTCCAATTTTGAAGGCCACTCCAAACGATATTTTTCCCTTGCCCTCCTGGTCGCGAAAGGTCTTGATGCCAAAGAACACCAATGACAAAGCGATGACCATGGACGTGTACCCGACAATCATGCTGTTGTCGTAGGTGATAATTCCCTGGCTCAGCAGGGGCTGAGAGATCACCAGCATGCCCGAAACAATGGCG carries:
- a CDS encoding VOC family protein, coding for MKRVTGIGGVFFKSEDPKQLKEWYQKHLEVGEIFQWIDPNQPDAKEPAQTVWSPFKKDTTYFAPSEKPFMFNYRVHDLDALLAVLREEGVTIVGEVQEFPYGKFGWILDPEGNKIELWEPKD
- a CDS encoding DUF4199 domain-containing protein, coding for MQRIILIYGLIAGAIVSGMLVISQPLLSQGIITYDNSMIVGYTSMVIALSLVFFGIKTFRDQEGKGKISFGVAFKIGILITLIASLMYAVSWEIYYNTAGGDFMEQYTSYQIKKQREGGATEEMIKATQKEMADFTELYKNPVIRFGMTLLEIFPVGLLITLICAALLRRKEILPQNA